In Mastigocladopsis repens PCC 10914, a single window of DNA contains:
- the petH gene encoding ferredoxin--NADP reductase, with translation MYIKGSVEGAANTESGSRVFVYEVVGLRQSEETDKTNYPIRKSGSVFIRVPYNRMNQEMRRITRLGGKIVSIQPMTALEQLNGKASTASANSEAETASTQANGKATPVAEQQPKKKDKEGNTMTQAKAKKDAHANVPVNIYRPNAPFIGKCISNEALVQEGGIGLVQHLKFDLSGGDLRYIEGQSIGIIPPGLDKNGKPEKLRLYSIASTRHGDDVDDKTVSLCVRQLEYKHPETGETVYGVCSTYLCNLKPGDDLKITGPVGKEMLLPADEDAKVIMMATGTGIAPMRAYLWRMFKDKERAANPEYQFKGFGWLIFGIPTTPNILYKEELEEIQQKYPDNFRLTYAISREQKNAQGGRMYIQDRVAEHADELWQLIKEEKTHTYICGLRGMEDGIDAALTAAAAKEGVSWSDYQKNLKKAGRWHVETY, from the coding sequence ATGTACATTAAAGGATCTGTTGAAGGTGCTGCCAACACAGAATCAGGTAGCCGCGTTTTCGTGTACGAAGTAGTGGGTCTGCGTCAGAGCGAAGAAACTGATAAAACGAACTACCCAATTCGCAAGAGTGGCAGTGTATTCATCAGAGTACCTTACAACCGCATGAATCAGGAAATGCGGCGCATCACTCGCCTAGGCGGCAAAATTGTTAGCATCCAGCCTATGACTGCTTTGGAGCAACTTAATGGAAAAGCCTCCACAGCAAGTGCTAACAGCGAAGCCGAGACTGCTAGCACTCAAGCAAATGGTAAAGCCACACCTGTAGCTGAACAACAGCCTAAGAAAAAGGACAAAGAAGGCAACACCATGACTCAAGCGAAAGCCAAAAAAGATGCCCACGCTAACGTTCCCGTAAATATTTACCGTCCGAACGCTCCATTTATAGGTAAATGCATATCTAATGAAGCGTTAGTACAAGAAGGCGGAATTGGTCTTGTTCAGCACCTTAAGTTTGACCTTTCTGGTGGTGATTTGCGGTACATAGAAGGACAAAGTATCGGCATTATCCCACCCGGATTGGATAAGAACGGCAAGCCTGAAAAACTCAGACTGTATTCGATCGCCTCAACTCGTCATGGCGATGATGTGGATGACAAAACAGTATCACTTTGCGTCCGCCAGTTGGAGTACAAGCACCCAGAAACAGGGGAAACAGTCTACGGTGTTTGCTCTACATACCTGTGTAACCTCAAACCAGGGGACGACTTGAAAATCACGGGTCCGGTGGGTAAAGAAATGTTGTTACCCGCTGATGAAGATGCCAAAGTTATTATGATGGCGACAGGAACGGGTATCGCGCCTATGCGGGCTTACCTGTGGCGGATGTTCAAGGACAAAGAAAGAGCAGCTAACCCAGAATACCAGTTTAAGGGGTTTGGATGGCTGATTTTTGGTATTCCCACAACTCCCAACATCCTTTACAAAGAAGAACTCGAAGAAATACAACAGAAGTATCCCGATAATTTCCGCCTCACTTATGCCATCAGCCGCGAACAGAAAAACGCCCAAGGCGGCAGAATGTACATCCAAGACCGCGTGGCAGAACACGCAGATGAACTGTGGCAGTTGATTAAAGAAGAGAAAACCCACACATACATCTGCGGTTTACGAGGTATGGAAGATGGTATTGATGCAGCGCTGACTGCTGCTGCTGCAAAAGAAGGTGTCAGTTGGAGTGATTACCAGAAAAACCTCAAGAAAGCTGGTCGCTGGCACGTAGAAACCTACTAA